AAAATCTGGCTTATTGGCACCTGTAGACGCTAAAAAATTATTAGCTGTAACCGTTGTAGATCAATATCACGGTGTTGGAATAGGTGAAAAAACTAAAGAGGAATTCGCTAATGTTTTTTCCAAAGGCGAACGTCCGGATGATATTGAGATTTTTGAATTGAAATCAGCCGAATATGAAAATACAGAGAATCCCGGTAGCGAAAGACTAGCAAGAATATTGAATACCATAGGTTTGGTAACTTCAAATAAAGATGGGGCACGCATGATCTCACAAGGTGCTGTCAAAATTAATGACGAAGTTTTTGATGACGAGAATGGGGAAGTCTTAATAAAAGATTTGAACGATTCTTATATTCAAGTCGGTAAACGAAAATGGGCTCAGATTTCAGTTTCATGATTATTAGAGAAACAAGCTTGTCTGATCTTGATCAAATAGTTTCATTTCTCCGCCCCCAATACGAAAATACTTATGGCCATTGTGATGGCTTAAATGAAGAAGTATTCCGATCAGATAAATTTATTGAGTTTTTAAATGATTATATTTATGAAAAATTATCTAATGATGAATCGAAAATATTTATTGCCGTTGTAGATAAACAAATTTTAGGAACAATAGGCTATGAATTTATAGATCAAGAATTATTTATTTGGGGATTTTATGTAGATCATAATAAGCAATCTTTTGGCATAGGTAGACATTTATGGGATTATTTAAACCTGATTGACAATGTCATGAATGCTAAGTCTAAAAAACTTCACGTACAGAAAGTTGCTGATAATGTCATCGATTTCTATAAACGGCATGGCTATTGTATAGTAGGCGAACGTATATTGACTTGGACCGACTTTCTAGATCATGAAGCCAACATAGAATTATGGACCATGGAAAATTAGATAACTTTCAATAAAGTCATCAATCTAGTGCTAAGTTATCTGTCGTAAACGGAAAATAACATTAGAAAGGTTATAATCATGGCATTCGAATTACCAGCATTACCATACGAACTAGACGCATTAGCGCCACATATCTCTAAAGAAACACTTGAGTTTCATTACGGCAAGCATCATCAAGCATACGTAACAAATTTAAATAAATTAGTCGAGGGTACAGATAAAGAAAATTCTTCACTAGAAGACGTTATCAAAACTAGTGATGGCGGTGTATTTAACAATGCAGCACAAGTTTGGAATCACAGCTTTTATTGGAATTCAATGACACCAAATGGTGGCGGTGAACCAACAGGTGATGTGGCAGAAGCTATTAACTCAGCTTTTGGCTCATATGATGAATTTAAAGCTAAATTTGCTGAAGCAGGAACAACTCAATTCGGTTCTGGATGGGCATGGCTCGTACAAAACGATAAAGGTCTTGAGATTGTTAAAACTCCAAATGCTGATAATCTTTTGAAAAATGGAGATAAAGCACTTTTAACTATGGATGTTTGGGAACATGCTTACTATATTGATTTTCGTAACGCTCGTCCTAACTATATTTCAACATTTATTGATTCATTAATAAATTGGGAATTCGTTGCAAAAAATATGGCTAGCTAGTGTTAGACCTATAAATGCAGAACCCTCCTAGGCGAAGTGAAATAGCAACACATTTAACTGCAGTTTTATTATTTACGATAGCCACAGTTGGCTCGGCTAGGAGTGTTCTCCACGGATGGATTGCACTAGCGTATATTCCTGCCTATGCTATTGGATTTATCGCAGTTTTAGTGACTTCAATAATAATTTTTGCAAGGGATCCATTCTTTCGATTTAAAAAGTTGTTATTAGTTTTTGCAATTATTTTTGTAGTATCTGCATTCGTGATACAAGGTGACAATGGTGATGTTTCGGGAACTTATTACCAAGAAAAAGAATATTCTGCCTATAACCACGTTGATTATGATGGTTTACCAGTAGCACCGTATATTCCTAGAAAGTTTTCCGACGCCGGACACGTATTATTTTTTGGTTCAGGGATAGCAAACATGACCTTAATGATTGTTTTTGCCAGTTCAAAACGTAGAAAATCTATTATGATTTAGCTAATTAAGCCTTAAAAAAAGGATGAGACACCTATATGGAAAACTCAGACATAAAAGATCGTAAACATCAGATAACTTTTTTCACAATTTTTATTTAGTTTCAATTT
The sequence above is a segment of the Acidimicrobiia bacterium genome. Coding sequences within it:
- a CDS encoding superoxide dismutase [Fe] (SodB; iron binding; present under aerobic and anaerobic conditions; destroys free radicals) → MAFELPALPYELDALAPHISKETLEFHYGKHHQAYVTNLNKLVEGTDKENSSLEDVIKTSDGGVFNNAAQVWNHSFYWNSMTPNGGGEPTGDVAEAINSAFGSYDEFKAKFAEAGTTQFGSGWAWLVQNDKGLEIVKTPNADNLLKNGDKALLTMDVWEHAYYIDFRNARPNYISTFIDSLINWEFVAKNMAS
- a CDS encoding GNAT family N-acetyltransferase — translated: MSDLDQIVSFLRPQYENTYGHCDGLNEEVFRSDKFIEFLNDYIYEKLSNDESKIFIAVVDKQILGTIGYEFIDQELFIWGFYVDHNKQSFGIGRHLWDYLNLIDNVMNAKSKKLHVQKVADNVIDFYKRHGYCIVGERILTWTDFLDHEANIELWTMEN